A single genomic interval of Xyrauchen texanus isolate HMW12.3.18 chromosome 48, RBS_HiC_50CHRs, whole genome shotgun sequence harbors:
- the LOC127639322 gene encoding natural killer cell receptor 2B4-like, which produces MSMWSIILFFICVQDVDADGTVSVMEGDSVTLHTGLTAIQREDTILWLFGPPDTRIADIYKQIITIYDERFRGIQLDITTGSLTIKNIRGSYSGLYKLTIFSQRGVSHKAFRVTVYAPVTTPVISTNSRVTEQQTPAHLPIPVISTDSSQCSSSSESSSKCVLLCSVVNVTHVTLSWYKGNSLLSSISVSDLNRSLSLPLEVEYQENNIYSCVINNPICNQTKHLNITEVCQPCSDPMQCYGFTEAVIRLVISALVGVATVAVLVEHFRSRRVQQEKKA; this is translated from the exons ATGTCTATGTGGAGCATCATCTTGTTTTTCATCTGTGTGCAAG ATGTCGATGCAGATGGTACggtgtcagtgatggagggagattccGTCACTCTTCATACAGGTCTTACTGCAATACAGAGAGAGGATACCATACTGTGGCTTTTCGGACCTCCAGACACTCGTATCGCTGACATTTATAAGCAGATCATTACTATATATGATGAGAGATTCAGAGGCATTCAACTGGACATTACAACTGGATCTCTTACCATAAAGAACATCAGAGGCTCATACTCTGGACTTTATAAACTAACTATTTTCAGCCAACGAGGAGTCTCACACAAGGCATTTCGAGTTACCGTCTATG CACCCGTCACAACACCTGTCATCAGTACAAACTCTCGGGTCACTGAGCAACAAACTCCAG CACATCTGCCCATTCCTGTCATCTCTACAGACTCTTCTCAATGTTCTTCATCATCTGAAAGTTCATCTAAATGTGTGTTGCtgtgttcagtggtgaatgtgacacatgtgactctctcctggtacaaaggaaacagtttattgtcctccatcagtgtgtctgatctcaaccgcagtctctctctacctctggaggtggaatatcaggagaacaacatctacagctgtgtgatcaacaatcccatctgtaaccagactaaacatctcaacaTCACTGAAGTCTGTCAGCCGTGTTCAG ACCCTATGCAGTGTTATGGTTTTACTGAAGCAGTGATCCGATTGGTCATCTCTGCTCTGGTGGGTGTGGCTACTGTTGCTGTATTGGTTGAGCACTTCAGATCCAGACGAGTTCAACAGGAGAAGAAAGCATAA